TCATTTATCTACATGTGTTACCCCTTTCTTGTCTTCACCATCGCCATGTATCGTCAAATATCAATTTCCTATTGTCTCGGAAACTTGCAAGTTAGTGAATAATCCATAAAAATGTAACTCAAATGCCCATAGTTTTattcatctatttattttaaatttgtctgGCTGTCTTTTCAATCATTATTGCCCTAATCAAAGCAGTGTCTTTTGACTGAATGTTGATGTTTGCCATTCCTTTTCGTTTTGAAAAACCTTCAAAAATAGATCAAAGTTGAAACGTGGTCCACGCTTTGTCATGTCTTGATTTTTCTTACGGTAGTGGTTAACCAttgactaattttgtactatctgctttattttcattgcttaatttacataaataatataaaaaatttaatttttgaaataagtTGTTAgagattaattatgaaaatagtaTGTGTTTTGGTGGAGTCTTTTCATAAGTATCATCaccttttttataatattttttgtttttataaaatataatttttaaaaaatatatatttatataagtcAAAATATGGTCAACAGTGAATACggattgaaaatattttgttataaattatcaattattttattagtttttgtgttttgtgaattttattaatgtaaaattattttgttagtaatttaagaTTAGTTtataaattgttagtgtttTGTGTTTTATGAAGTTTTAGTAatgtaaattctttttaaaaatgttatagttattttgttagtaatttatgattagtttataatttgttagtgttttgtgttttgtgatttattaGTAatgtaaattctttttaaaaatgttatagttattttgttagtaatttatgattagtttagggttttgtgatttttagtaatttaatttttttaaaaataattgtataattatgttgttagtaatttatggttaggttatataaattgttagtgttttgtgttttgtgatttattaGTAAtgtaaattcttttttaaaatgttatagttattttgttagtaatttataattagtttataaattgttagtgtttagtttaggattttgtgaatttttagtaatgtaatttaaaagaaaaattatagtTGTTTTGTTAGTAAgttatgattaggttatataaattgaaaagtgttttgtgttttgtgatttattaGTAAtgtaattcttttaaaaaaatgttataattattttttactaatttatgattagtttataaattattagtgtttagtttagggttttgtgattttttagtaatgtaattttaaaaaaatatataactttatagttattttgttagtaatttatgattaagTTATATAAACTGTTAGTGTTTAGTTTagtgttttgtaattttttattaatgtaaattttttataatataattttatttttatttgacaaattttattgatagaaGTGATCACCAGTTGCGCCTATCCACTAGGAGTCACCATGGCGCCTACCAGATAGACACCACCTATCTCATACCACATTCGTATACATACACGGGTCATGTACTGAACCgggaaaaaataatacaagttcATGACGCCTATGAGAAAGGCGCcaccaataaaataatatttaaaaaaacaaaaaaaaagtattataaAAAAAGGTGATGACACCTATAAAAAAAGGTTTCACccaaaaaatatatcattttagtaattaattacactgacaatccatttcaaaaattaatttttttatattatttatgtaaattaaccattttcattCCTATTTCATGTGGGAAACGCTGTCCAGTGATGACCTAAGCCACAATGCATCATCTGCCTTACATAAGAGCTCTTCCTTTAACCATTTTCTTGACAACGAACGTAACCAACTAATATGTGTCAACCTATGTATATAACCACTGTAAAAGCATACTCTACCAAGGGATGTTCCACGAGGTATcctttttgaaataaaagttttgCCATGTTAATTGTCACATTATTGGAAAAATCGGGGACATTCAAACACGTTTTTCCCTAGAATCATAACATAAACTGGCATAAAATCTTTTGTATAAAACGTTTTGCTTTTTgcataaaacttaaaaatctgCTTCATTTACTTTTTGCAGGGATGGCAAAGTCTGACGAAAAGCCAACTCTGAGGAAAGGTCCATGGAGTTCCGAAGAAGACCACAAATTAATAGCTTATGTTACTAGATATGGTATCTGGAATTGGACAGCAATGGCCAAAGCAGCAGGTCCACAATAACCAATATCATCGAGAAATACTCGAGGTTTTTGGCTTCTAAGTTACACTTCTATTGAGTCTTTTATATTTGTTCTTGTAGGGTTGCAAAGGTCCGGGAAGAGTTGCAGACTTCGTTGGATGAATTATCTAAGGCCTGGAATTAAGCGTGGAAATTTCACTAGGGAAGAAGAGGAAACCATACTTGATTTGCATGAAAGGCTTGGAAATCGGTAAGCGCTGAAGGCTGTTTATACTCAACAAATTTATCCCTGTGAATGTTGATGATGGCTATGCAACTGATATGGTTTTGGAGCATaagatcaaatttaatattattcgATCAAATTATGCAGATGGTCAGTGATTGCATCAAGGTTGCCTGGAAGAACTGATAATGAGATTAAAAATTATTGGCATACACGCTTAAGCAAACGTTTGAGACACAACTTAGTGCCGAAAAGTGGACCTTTCCAGATACCCAATGTTGAAACCGAACAGAAGAGCTCACCCGAAATTGCTCTCCCACCTGCCATTGctataaaagaatcaaatgtAGAAACCTCTGGTGCAATCCAGCTGCCTTTATCAAGCTCCAACCCTGCAATGAAAATTGACGAAAGCCAAACTAATTGTTCATTCAAAGCATATGGAGGACTTCAAAACATATTTGAGCAGACATTCACTGCAGAAGGATCATACATAGTGGAGAATTCTAAAGCCATTTATTCAGTACCTGGAGTTTCTACTGCTACCTCTCAGCTAGCGAGGTTCCAGTACCAGGGTAATTCCTGTACTGATGTTTGGCGTAAGTTTTTAACGAACGAAATCATCTATGGAGGCTAATAATCTCTCGGGCAATCTTTGATTTGTAGAGCACTTGCTTGTTGGACATGATTGTAGCTAAACTAATGGTTTGAACTATTGGCATTGGCATTGAATTTGGATGAGTTCTTACTCTTTAATTTCCATGTATGTTCAAAGATTATTGCTTCATTATCGAGTACCGGCAAAACATTAGGTGAAAGCTTCACTCAAATTGCCTTTTCTACGAATTAATGGTGGAAAAATATCTAGCAATAGGTTGTGCTTTCCTTTGTTAGAATACGGTttgtaacaaataaaaataaattaataaaggggtttttattaaaataatataaaaattaaattaaattccaaaatgaTAAATTCTTTATCAAAATAATGCTTATGTTACAATAATTTTGAGTGTCACAAGTGATATTACCCAAATTACAAACTAATCATTATCAAATgattattgaaagaataaaagaaaagacgtacattctaaaccctaaaatctttGTAAACTTTGTAATTCACGTTGATGGGAATGGAAGTTACTATTCTGTAGTTTgagataaattttttatttatgtcattaatttaaaatttattttaattttaaccttaattcgtaattttaatatttttatttagtccttatttctaatatttttaatttaatttaatgcttTTGTACGTATATGGTGAATATTCAATTtgttgaataataattttagttgtgtctaataaagatcaattgtacaataattttaatttcggTTAATGTCCAATTTGTATGTTAATATGAATTTTAAGCATAGAAGAtgaagttttgaaaagttaattacCAATTATTGTACAATTAATTTATCCGGAAAGAGATATGTAAATAGACacagttaaaattattatacgaCAAATTAAATCTTCACCATATACATTCAAAAgtattaataattaagaaaaaccATTTAAGATGtacaccaaattaaaaattcttaaaagcaatgattaaataaaaaaatcaaaactgcAAATTAACGttgtaattaaatcaaaatttaaaattaaaaacctaaataaaaaatattcaaactaCCATCAATATTAATTAGAAAGTTTGAGGTGTCACAAATTATATGTGCGACACTCaccttttgcttttcttttattatttcaatagttATTTGATAATATTCGTATTTTAAGTAATGTAGCCCATGTCATATGcaacattcaaaattatttccttttataaAGAACTTATaacatatatcattttaaaaattaattttatttttgtattattttaatacctaaaaaaacatataattaaattgtttgcaCAGTTTGGACTTGATCCTATATTTACAGACTTTTATCTAGAGATGAATTCACTCAAAATTTCATGGCACAAAGTCATGATTTAAGTCTAACATCTCAATCACTATTGCAGTCTCACTTTTGTGCATTTAAAGTAAAGTCActcccactattcacctaaccaatagtatataaacaaatatacaCTAAAAAGGTGTAAACTAATTGCACTCAAAAGATAGTTCTTTGCAATGAATATATATGATCTAGATCCAATATACTGCCCACGAAATGaatcttttatatatagatTTCAAGGTCAGACGTTCGAAGCCATACTATATGCAAATTGGATAAAATGCTACccaatatatttgaatttgaaagaaGTATCACAATGTCTATCTTGATACTTGATACTCATGTTTGGACTCTTCAAATGTTGTCGAGTTTCCTTTTGAAATGGGAGTAAGTTTCCTTTTTCGAAATACATATAACTTTCCTAGGTTTATCCTccttacaaaacatatataaaatataaaaataataacatactAAAAAGTTGCCAACAATTACATCCAATGCATACTGACTAACCGCTTGTTATTTCTCAAGTCGAAACATAATAAGTCGAGCATCAATAATCTTTCACTTTGCGTTTCTGAAAATACCCTTGTAACAAAAATAACtactcataaaataaaataaaagtaaaaggaaataATAATCACATGCCtgaaaagcttcaaattttGAAGCATGAAAAATGGTCCAATCAAATCAACACTATAAAGTAGTAAAATCTCACTTAGAAGTCTAAGATTAGGAACAATATGTTCAACAATagtatcttaaaataaaatctctctccccttaattttcaaaaaaatctccTCTAAACAAcaactataaattataaattaaatgggCTATCGGGCTATAATCGtgcatttcaaacaccgtgcatAACAACCATAGCAAACAACATACGATTTGTATTTATTCAATCAATCGTTAATGTGAATTACAAAATTGTCCCTACAATTAATGTTGCATGCGCAAAAAGGTCAAGGGGTTACGGGTGTGAGGGGATGGAGCCCCCTTTGGGGGTCCCACTACTTGGACCTCAGGGAAATGTAAGAAACTGCACTCAAATCTCTATGGAAAAAACATCACcgattgtaaatttttttatcaaaaacagAATAATTTCgaaattagtttattttcaaactttcgaTCTATGAGTCTTCTTACTGTAACAACTTTTGTTCCTAATTTTTGAATGTTACTAGcaagttaattattaaatttgaattacgAAAACCCCATTGCCCCAAGACAAATCTGTTAAcacttaacaaataaaatataaaaatccaGTAGACATCAAAATCaatgattaacatttaatcagtGATTGGGAcaaacatataatcacatagGTTTTACAGATGATTCATACACGATTATTAAATGAATCACATGtatcatatatacataaaacagatcgagtaaataaattatacaatatgtATCACATACAATCACATCAAccaatcaatttaatcttgaaTCTGTATCATACAagtggctctaataccactgtTGGATCATCGGTATGCCCGTGCATAGTGAAAAAATTATTC
This genomic stretch from Gossypium raimondii isolate GPD5lz chromosome 6, ASM2569854v1, whole genome shotgun sequence harbors:
- the LOC105772273 gene encoding transcription factor MYB4 codes for the protein MAKSDEKPTLRKGPWSSEEDHKLIAYVTRYGIWNWTAMAKAAGLQRSGKSCRLRWMNYLRPGIKRGNFTREEEETILDLHERLGNRWSVIASRLPGRTDNEIKNYWHTRLSKRLRHNLVPKSGPFQIPNVETEQKSSPEIALPPAIAIKESNVETSGAIQLPLSSSNPAMKIDESQTNCSFKAYGGLQNIFEQTFTAEGSYIVENSKAIYSVPGVSTATSQLARFQYQGNSCTDVWRKFLTNEIIYGG